From Cyanobium sp. Tous-M-B4, the proteins below share one genomic window:
- a CDS encoding 3-deoxy-7-phosphoheptulonate synthase produces MFPTSDLHIVETRPLVPPALLHRELPISDRSTATVQQARERIKAILHGSDSRLLVIVGPCSVHDVAAAHEYAAAIAEAHERYKDALEIVMRVYFEKPRTTVGWKGLINDPHLDGSYDINTGLRVARGLLLHLAEMGLPAATELLDPVVPQYIADLISWTAIGARTTESQTHREMASGLSMPIGFKNGTDGSAITAINAMEAAAKTHHFLGINHDGHAAIVTTTGNPDGHLVLRGGKRGTNYHPEAVQEAAAELAKAGLPPRVMVDCSHGNSNKDYRRQGEVAAQVAAQLRAGSGHVMGVMLESHLVAGSQKIPSDLSQLTYGQSITDACIDLATTSEVLETLAEAVR; encoded by the coding sequence ATGTTTCCCACCTCCGATCTCCACATCGTGGAAACCCGGCCGCTGGTGCCTCCGGCGCTCTTGCACCGCGAACTGCCGATCAGCGATCGTTCAACGGCAACGGTCCAGCAAGCCAGAGAACGTATTAAGGCGATCCTGCATGGCAGTGATTCCCGTCTGCTGGTGATCGTGGGGCCCTGCTCGGTGCACGATGTGGCCGCGGCCCACGAATACGCCGCGGCAATCGCCGAGGCCCATGAGCGCTACAAGGACGCGCTCGAGATCGTGATGCGGGTTTATTTCGAGAAGCCCCGCACCACCGTGGGCTGGAAGGGCCTGATCAATGATCCCCACCTCGATGGCAGCTACGACATCAATACGGGACTGCGTGTGGCCCGCGGCCTGCTGCTGCACCTAGCCGAGATGGGCCTGCCGGCGGCTACCGAGCTGCTCGATCCGGTGGTGCCCCAATACATCGCCGATCTGATCAGTTGGACGGCCATCGGCGCCCGCACCACCGAAAGCCAGACCCACCGGGAGATGGCCTCGGGTTTGTCGATGCCGATCGGCTTCAAAAATGGCACCGACGGCAGTGCCATCACCGCCATCAATGCCATGGAAGCGGCGGCGAAGACCCACCATTTCCTGGGCATCAACCACGACGGTCACGCCGCCATTGTGACCACCACGGGCAATCCCGATGGCCATCTGGTCTTGCGGGGTGGCAAGCGTGGCACCAACTACCACCCGGAGGCGGTGCAGGAAGCCGCTGCTGAGCTAGCCAAAGCCGGCCTGCCGCCTCGGGTGATGGTGGATTGCAGCCACGGCAACTCCAACAAGGACTATCGCCGCCAGGGAGAGGTGGCAGCCCAGGTGGCAGCCCAGCTGCGCGCCGGCTCTGGCCACGTGATGGGCGTGATGCTGGAGAGCCATCTGGTGGCTGGTAGCCAGAAGATTCCGTCAGACCTAAGCCAGCTCACCTACGGCCAGAGCATCACCGATGCCTGCATCGATCTGGCCACCACCTCGGAGGTGCTCGAAACCCTGGCTGAGGCGGTGCGCTAG
- a CDS encoding sigma-70 family RNA polymerase sigma factor, with translation MGTPLQSASDVVDSNASKQSPSLMAPNAAASKSASAKARATGPKAGGRLSADSIGWYLGTIGRVPLLTAAEEIELAHHVQAGKRLLELPAGEHTPKHKRQLRMAQRARDRMMAANLRLVVSVAKKYQNQGLELLDLVQEGAIGLERAVDKFDPAMGYKFSTYAYWWIRQGMTRAIDNSARTIRLPIHISEKLSKMRRISRELSHRLGRQPNRLELSHAMDMAPRDLEDLMAQSAPCASLDAHARGEEDRSTLGELIADPASNEHLDSMDRHIQKEHLGTWLSQLNDREQQILKLRFGLEGAEPLTLAEIGRLINVSRERVRQLEAKAIMKLRLMSNYQQAA, from the coding sequence GTGGGGACGCCTTTGCAATCCGCTTCAGACGTTGTTGACAGCAACGCCTCGAAGCAGTCGCCATCTTTGATGGCGCCAAATGCTGCTGCTAGCAAATCTGCGTCTGCAAAGGCACGCGCCACAGGCCCAAAAGCCGGAGGCCGGCTTAGTGCCGATTCAATTGGCTGGTATCTAGGCACCATTGGCCGGGTGCCGCTGCTCACGGCCGCCGAAGAAATTGAGCTGGCCCACCACGTGCAGGCCGGCAAACGCCTGCTGGAGCTGCCTGCAGGGGAGCACACCCCCAAGCACAAGCGCCAGCTGCGCATGGCCCAGCGGGCCCGCGATCGCATGATGGCCGCCAACCTGCGCCTGGTGGTGAGCGTCGCCAAGAAATATCAAAACCAGGGGCTGGAGCTGCTGGATCTGGTGCAAGAAGGGGCGATCGGCCTAGAGAGAGCTGTTGACAAGTTCGACCCAGCAATGGGCTACAAATTTTCGACCTACGCCTATTGGTGGATCCGTCAAGGGATGACCCGGGCGATCGACAACAGCGCCCGCACGATTCGTTTGCCGATTCACATCAGCGAAAAGCTGTCGAAGATGCGGCGGATCAGCCGGGAGCTTTCCCATCGGCTCGGCCGTCAGCCCAATCGCCTCGAGCTCTCCCATGCCATGGACATGGCCCCGCGGGACCTCGAAGATCTGATGGCCCAAAGCGCTCCCTGCGCTTCCCTCGATGCCCATGCCCGCGGCGAAGAAGATCGCAGCACCCTGGGTGAACTGATCGCAGATCCGGCCAGCAACGAGCACCTGGACTCGATGGACCGGCACATCCAAAAGGAGCACCTGGGCACCTGGCTCTCCCAGCTAAACGACCGGGAACAGCAGATCCTCAAGCTGCGCTTCGGCCTAGAAGGGGCCGAACCTCTCACCCTCGCGGAGATTGGCCGGCTGATCAATGTGTCTCGAGAGCGGGTGCGGCAGCTGGAGGCAAAGGCAATCATGAAGCTGCGCCTGATGAGCAACTACCAGCAGGCCGCTTGA
- a CDS encoding diacylglycerol/polyprenol kinase family protein yields the protein MAAGWSQQLLGVAAVAGWLALLALAALQVRRRWNGQREWSRKLVHIGTGAVVPIAWATGIDRLIAIPAAGLITLLAAMNHRFRLLPAIEDVGRASYGTIAYGASITLLLLQFWPQQPAAVAAGVLVMAVGDGLAGLLGPLVSSPCWLVWGQRKSVVGTGAMAAGSLAMLLLVHQLAIAAGLPHPELPALLAISATAVVLEQVAVGGLDNFTVPLAAGWLWQRLS from the coding sequence ATGGCCGCTGGATGGTCGCAGCAGCTGCTGGGAGTGGCGGCCGTTGCTGGCTGGCTGGCCCTGTTGGCGCTAGCGGCGCTGCAGGTGCGGCGTCGCTGGAATGGTCAACGGGAATGGAGTCGCAAGTTGGTGCACATCGGCACCGGCGCCGTGGTGCCGATCGCCTGGGCCACCGGGATCGATCGCCTGATCGCCATCCCCGCCGCCGGCCTGATCACGCTGCTGGCGGCAATGAACCATCGCTTCCGCCTGCTGCCAGCCATCGAAGATGTGGGCAGGGCCAGCTACGGCACCATCGCCTATGGGGCCTCAATAACCCTGCTGCTGCTGCAGTTTTGGCCGCAGCAACCCGCTGCCGTAGCCGCTGGCGTGCTGGTGATGGCCGTGGGTGATGGCCTCGCCGGACTGCTGGGCCCCCTGGTGAGCTCCCCTTGCTGGCTGGTGTGGGGCCAGCGCAAATCCGTCGTTGGCACCGGCGCCATGGCCGCTGGCAGCCTGGCCATGCTGCTGCTCGTGCATCAGCTGGCGATCGCGGCTGGCCTGCCCCACCCGGAGCTACCCGCCCTGCTGGCCATCAGCGCCACTGCAGTGGTGCTGGAGCAGGTGGCGGTGGGGGGCCTCGACAACTTCACGGTGCCGCTGGCAGCCGGCTGGCTCTGGCAACGGCTCAGCTAG